Part of the Catharus ustulatus isolate bCatUst1 chromosome 18, bCatUst1.pri.v2, whole genome shotgun sequence genome is shown below.
GCTGGGTGACACTCTGCAAACACCCCTCAGTCCTTAAAACAACCCTGAGGAGATGCTTCAATCCCAGCCCAACCCAAAAGATTCAATCTCAGCTTTCCCAGGAAGAACATCCCATAACTGTACCCTGAAAGAATCAGCAGGAATCCTTTTGGATCTACCAAAGATCCAGATCCTTCATCTCTTCTGGAACTCCCTTGGTGCTGCCACAAAGACAGAACAGCCCAGAGCAGAAGGaagctgtgtccagccctggagcagcaggaatgggataacagctcagctcagcaatGGGATAACTGAGGCTGCATCCTGCTGCCAGGACTGCTCATGTATTTTGCATTAGTTGCTGGGTAAGCCCCAGAGATCTTCCAGGGAAGAGACAACTGGGCTGCAATCAGTTCCTTTTCAAATTCAGGCACCTGCAGCCTCCATGGTGCCTGAGCAAGGAGAACAGGAGTTTTCCTTTGTCATTTCTTTAGACTGGGAGCCTAAGTTCTGCTTAAATTGTATATTCCATATTTAAGGGCTATTTGGGATCTCACTCCTGCACTGGCTACGCTCCACTGCCTCAAATTTCCACTGGATTTATGGAGCAAAGCAGCTCAtcaccctgcacagctccaaaTCTGATGAATTCACTGAGTTCTGTTACTCTGGCTTAGGAGTGATAGATCACAGAGAGCTACAATCATCCTCTCATTCCATCAGAGAATCCAGGAGCTGGGatagcagggatggagcagcctcagggaggatctgcagcctcctgctgcagggtctGTGCCTGCCTGAGGTGCAGCAAATCAAAGTGTCCAGAGGAATGGTAAACacccctggctggcagcagcacttggGGCTCCAGGCACACCTAAATCCCACTCCACAGGGATTTAGGAAGCTGGGAGCACCAAGAGGAAAGGGTCAGTGGCAGCAAGAACAGCTGCTTTAAGGATTGACACAGGTCCAACCTGCCCAGTGCCATGGAGAACACGActcacctggagcagcaggagctccccTGCCTGATCTACTGAGCCATCTCATCATCCCTTCTCCCCCTGCCTTCCTCTTCCCAGTGTGCCCCTGcacacctcctcctcctcctcctcccctcccagcacccagGTAGCAGAGAAGGCTGCAGGGCTCCCCACAAGGCCCctcagctccaggcaggggcagaaccatctgcagtgcccaggaagggcctggctgagctgccagggctgagtgcagcagggctgtgtgtgcagccaggCCTGTTTAGCCCAGCACTTTTCTCCTGGAGTATTTTGAAACAATCAGCATTCCTCTAcacctccccttccctgcctcagCAGTGAGCCCCTGGGAATCATTGTTCAATTACTTTTGGCGAGGAGATTTCTCTCTGGGAGCCCCTTAATGGGAAAAACTGAGCACCAGGACTTGCAGTAATTCCTGCCCCCACAGTGACGAGCAGAGCTTTGTCAGCACaacccccagcactgcaagCAGGGCCTCAGAGGTGGAAATAAAGCCAGGCTCTCACGTGGTGTCCTCCCAGCGCTGCAGGCACTGGCTGTGGAAGCTGTGGTTGCACAGAGTGGTGAGGATCCCGTTCACAGACTCATCCATCCTCTCCAGGCACACAGTGCACTTGGGCAGCTCTGTCAGGTCCATCACAGGCAGGCTGGCCCCCTGCAAGCACCAAGCAGAGAGAAACTGCTCAGCACCTTCCCATCACCAGCAATTAACTCCAACTTCCCATCACTGCTGGCACCAAAATGACGACACAGGAATGCTGTGAGGCCACACAGTGCTTGGAAATTCATTGCAAAGGTAAGAAAGTGATCCCCAACAATCAAAGGgccacagccagggctcagtGAAGGGGCTGCACCTGCAACCAGCCCCACTGTGCTCTGTGCATTCCCTAAATTACAACCCAAGGTAGGTTTAAGGCACAGCTGAGGCACAAAGTCCATGGAGTCACCACACAAACTCTTCCAAGGAATgggaaacagagctggggatgatGTATTAAGAtatttttgctgcttgttttccAAATAATCCTGTTAAAACCTTCTGaagtgcagggaaaaaaaccacacttaCATCTTCTGACTTGAAGACTTCAGCCCTTTCCACATAGACGAGCTGGCAAACGTCCTCCTCGATGGAGTTGAACTGCCGCCCATTGCAGGCCATGTAGAAACTGTCTGCATCAGCCTGGCCACACAGCAGGGCAAATTggttaaaaccaaaaaaatcccagctgatCCAACCAAGGGAGACCAGGAGAAACCTCCCACATCCTCCCTTTTTCTCTGGAACACAGAGGAGGGCTgtcaggcagctccaggcactgcatTTTGGTTTGGCACCACCACAAGTGAAGTTCAGGGCAGTGACACCACACTGACATTGGAGCATTCAGCAGGAATTGGGGATTTCCCTTCAGCACCTGTTTTACCCTCTGTTGGAAATTTCAGTGCATTTGCAAAGCAAATTTGGTCCCTACAAAAATGTAAGGGGTTGGtaacagggacaggagcaacAGTTTGGGAGGGAATCCATTCACCACTCACAGTCCAGGCTCCTTCCAGGGCAAAAGAGCCAAACCTTGCCAAATCCATCATTCCTTTTCCCTCAGGAGCTCCCCAAACCCTTTTTCCACAACCACCACACTGCACTGAGGCCATCAGCTGAATGCCACACTCTCATTCTCCTGGGATTCCAGGCAGGAGCATTGAGAACTTGGAGATTTGTTTTGCTACCTGGGGTCAACAGAGCTTCAGGGAATTGCCTGAGAAACAGGAATTTCAGGGTGAATTGAACAAAAGTTATGGGATTTGCTCTAAGGCTGTTTAGCACTAAATATTTGCCTGAGTAATTGAATGCAATGAGAGATAAAACCATCTTTGTGACTACTGCAATTAGCACAAAGCTcacacaaatcctccatctgcACAAAGGGCTTGGGGAAATCTCTCAGGCAGAATTCACAGCTGGGGAAAACCtctccctgaaccccaaaataaataatgggcagctgggagaagagaaTGTCCAAGGGAAAGGGTCCACACAGGAACCTGAGGGGGGAATTTAAAGCTGCCAGTCCAAGAGGCCTGAAGAAGAAAACTTGTTAACTGGGTATTAATTCACCCCCAAGCTCTCAGATTGGGGGGCTCTGTCCTTTCCACACTGGCAGTGGCTGTGAGACCACCCAACAGCAGGAAAAGTCTTTCTTAAAACAAAGGGAACCCCTCTGGCTGGGTGCACAAGACTCTGAACAAGCTGAGAGATGGAGAACTCTGTAAATggactaatttttaaaaaccatccTGCCAAAAAGAACAGGACAGCCAGAACATGGCATCCACTGCTCCCAGGTGTGGGACTAAccccaccagccctgggaattCTCTGGGCTGCATTTCCATGGGTAAGTGCAGTGAAGCCTCCTGAGCAGTGACTTTGTGTGACATTCCTGCAGCCAAGGAATGCTGGAAGCATCTTACCTGGGAGCTGAACTTGATGAGCACCATGTACTGGTTTGGGGTGGAGTCTCTGATGATCTTCATGTGCTCAATCACTTCGTAGAAAGAGGCCACAAACTTCATGAGGTCGTGGCTGGTCATggtggcagggacagtgaggATGCAGAGCATGGCACTGCGCCGCACGTCCTCCTTCAGGGATGTCATcttgctggggacacagcagggacacagctggagccagctcctggggcagggcacagctggacacacagctggacacacagctcctggggcagggcacagctggacacacagctgggacacacagctcctggggcagggcacagctggacacacaGCCCCACCACACAGTCACAGCAACTCTGCTGTCAAAATTTAACTGTCTTTTGTCatcagggaggagaggaaggggcTGTGGTGAGTGACCACCAACAGGCATCCTTTAGCCAAGGACTAACCTGGGCAGCTCCAAGAACAGTGGGGTTGCCAGAAATAGTTTGACAATTGTTTTTCTATAAAAACACCTGAAGTTGGCAAGCCCCAGATGTTCACCACTACTCCTAGAACAACTGAGCAATGTTTGTTACTATTCCCAATGCCCATTTGGTGGCTTCCAGGAAGACCTGAAATGGGAGTGGTGTGGAATTGTCACCCCTGGAATACAGGATGAGACCTCCTGCCTcacacagctccccagggctaTCACCAAAGATCATGATTTAATTGTGGGATCCTTTGGAAAGCTGCTTTCaaatgtctttttgtttttggaaTCTGTGTTTGTCCTACACTCTCACAAGTCCTCAACActgccagtgtcacacacagctgtCACAGGTGCCACCCACAGCTGAGACAGCCCCAAGCTCCACCACTAACAGCAGTCACCCTCTGCATTCCCAGCAGCGAGTCACCCTTCCTGTTTGTCCCCACAGCCTCGGGGTGGCCACCTCACCCTCCCATTCCCACCTGAGCTACCATTAACCAGGAATTCTTACTTTGTTTTGTACAGGTGCATAATTCCATGAACGATTTCAACCGAGGGGTTCCCGCTGAAGAAGGAAATCTGGTCTGGGAGCTGTTTGGAAGGCGAGTCTGGAGCAGCCTCACACTCCTTGCCTTGATCCTCCTGTTTAGTTTTGTCCTCAGCTGATGCAGTGTCCGAGGATTTTCCTCCTTCATCTTTCACAAAGGCAAAGTTTCCCCATTACTGAGGGAAAGGGAGCACAAGGatcacccagagcagctcctggtcctgcacagacacccaacaatcccagcctgggagcgatgtccaaatgctcctggagctctggcagccttgagCACTCCCTGGGAGGTTCCTCTGGGGATGAACCTTTCCCTGCGATCCAGCCTGAAcccccctgacacagctccagccgttccctgggtcctgtccctgctcccggGGATCGGGGCTGCCCCTCGGGGTGGAGCTGTGGATCGGGCTGAGATCAGTGGGAATGCCCACCAGGAATAACCAGCTCTGCCCAGCGCATCCCAGCGCCCATTCCTGAACTACCCTGCTTGTTTTCCGCAGACTCCGCACCCCTCACCCTGCCTGCCCGGTGACAGCACCGGGACACTCTCCCAGACCGGTACCTGCCAGCGGCTGGATGGTCTCGATGATCACGTCGGTCATCTCCCTGCGGCCCAGGTGCTGGTGCAGGATGGCCGCCCGCTCCCCGGGGCCCTTCCCCTCCAGGCAGGCGGGCAcggcggcgggggccgcgcCGGTGCTCTCCGCTGCCATGTCCGGAGCTGCGGGGACAAAGCAGGCGTTGGGACGGGGCGCCGGGCGCGGAGCCGCGGCACCGGCAGCACCGGGACGGCTCCCGCTGGCAGCTGCGCGGTGCGGAGCGGGcccggccgcgctgccccgcCCGTGCCCCCGGCGGGGGGAACCCACCGGCCGCGCTGTAGGCGAAGCCCGAGGGCAGCGGGGAGGTCCCGGCCAGCTCCAGCCGGATCACGACCAGGGACACGCTCATGGGCTCCGCGGGGCcgaccgggaccgggaccgggaccggcgCCGCTTCCGCCTCCCGCACCTTTCCCCTCTGACCC
Proteins encoded:
- the LOC117004764 gene encoding BRCA1-associated protein, with protein sequence MSVSLVVIRLELAGTSPLPSGFAYSAAAPDMAAESTGAAPAAVPACLEGKGPGERAAILHQHLGRREMTDVIIETIQPLADEGGKSSDTASAEDKTKQEDQGKECEAAPDSPSKQLPDQISFFSGNPSVEIVHGIMHLYKTNKMTSLKEDVRRSAMLCILTVPATMTSHDLMKFVASFYEVIEHMKIIRDSTPNQYMVLIKFSSQADADSFYMACNGRQFNSIEEDVCQLVYVERAEVFKSEDGASLPVMDLTELPKCTVCLERMDESVNGILTTLCNHSFHSQCLQRWEDTTCPVCRYCQTPEPVEENKCFECGVQENLWICLICGHIGCGRYVSRHAYKHFEETQHTYAMQLTNHRVWDYAGDNYVHRLVASKTDGKLVQYECEGDMCQEEKIDALQLEYSYLLTSQLESQRIYWENKIVRIEKDTAEEINNMKTKFKETIEKCDSLEQRLNDLLKEKQSVERKCSQLNNKVAKLSNELKEEQELNKCLRANQALLQNKLKEEERVLKETCEQKDLQISEIQEQLRDVMFYLETQQKINHLPAETRQEIQEGQINIAVASSASSSTAGTGKPSSRRGRGKRGK